The genomic DNA GGCGGTCTGCACCAGCGCCGCGTGCAGTTTCACCGCGAGCCCCGCCAGCTCCTTGGTGCGGGCTTCCGCGTGTGCCCTGGTCTGGGGGTTGCGGTGACGCTTCAGCGGGGCCACCACCTGGTCGACGAGCCCGGCCTCGCGGTCGGCTGCGGCCTTCATCACCCGCAGGTGCCGCGGTTCGATCCCGAACCGCCCCAGCTGCACCACCAGCGACGCCACCGTGACCGCCTCGGCGTCGTACGCCCCGTCGGGCAGCGGGACGAGGAGTCCGTACGACTCCCACTCCTTCAGCTCCTGCTCGCCGATCCCGGCCGTGGCCAGCAGCTCGTCGCGCCCGATCCGGGCCACCGTCGGGCTCTCGGCGGGCTCGGGCTCGGCCGCCTCCCCGTCCCGCTGCCGGCCGACCCGCGGCAGCGCCACGGCCTCGCCGCGCTCCACGGCGTCCAGGTGCTCACGGATCACCTTGAGCGGCAGGTAGTGGTCCCGCTGCATGCGCAGCACCTGGCCGAGCCGCTCGACGTCGCGCACGCTGAACTTGCGATACCCGGCCGGAGTCCGCCGCGGCTCGACGAGGCCCTCCGACTCCAGGAAACGGATCTTGGAGATGGTGATGTCGGGGAACTCGTCACGCAGCGCGTTCAGCACTGCGCCGATGCTCATCAGCCCACTGTCCGTGACGGCGGCGCCTTGCCCGGCACCGCCGCTCGGTGTTTGAAACATGGACCTTCCCTGGAGGTTCCCCGGGCGGACGGCCCGGGGGCGGGTCAGTAACCCCGCTGGCTCGCGTAGAACACCAGCCGGTACTTGCCGATCTGCACCTCGTCACCGTTCGACAGGGCGACCTGGTCGATGCGCTCCCGGTTCACATAGGTGCCGTTCAGGCTGCCGACGTCGGCGACCGTGAACGACCCGTCCGGGCTGCGCCGGAACTCCACGTGCCGGCGCGAGACCGTCACGTCGTCCAGGAAGATGTCGCTCTGCGGATGACGCCCGGCCGTGGTCAGCTCGCCGTCCAGCAGGAAGCGGCTGCCCGAGTTCGGCCCGCGGCGCACGACCAGGAGGGCGGAGCCCAGGGGCAGCGCGTCCACGGCCGCCTGCGCCTCGGGAGAGAGCGCCGGCATCGCCGTCTGGCCGGTGACCTCGGCGTCGTAGGCCTCGAGACCGGAGATGGAGATCGTGGAGGTGGTCTCGGACGCACGCTCCGGGACCGCGCCGGGCCGCAGCGGAGCACCGCAGTTGGAGCAGAAACGGCTGTTCTCCGCGTTGCGGTTGCCGCACCTCGTACAGACCAGGGCCGACATGGACGGATCCTCCTGCCGCGACTGCCCCGCCGGGGCGTTCGACGCGTACGGGTCGGGGGTGAACCCTCCACCCGCACCCGGGGCCGAGGGCTGGCCGAAACCTATGCCGCCGGACTGAGCAGGGTCAACAGACGGCGCGCCCGGACCACCCACCTGGTCCCGGTACATCGGGCGTCGGCCCTCCGCGTCGGGCTGTGCGCGATGGCGGGCGGTGGCGTTGTCGCCGCTGCCCTCTCGTGCGCTCTTGCCGAACAACTTCGCAAACAACTTCACGGGCGATTCCCCTTGACCGAAACAGACCCGCCCGTGGGGCAGGACGAACCCTTACTGAACGCACTGGCCGACCCGGACACCTTCACAACGTCCGCCTCCACCAGACAGTTTCCACCACGCACCACCCAATCGGTGCGCCGACCCCCCGCAACCTCATGCCCTCGCCGGACGCCCCCCATGCACCGCAGGTTCACTGGGAGGACGACCGAGCGTAGTCAGGCCGCTCCGCCGCTCGCAAGGCGTCCACGACGATCTTGCTCGACCGCTCAACAGTAACGGTGGCCTGTTCCTTCTCCAGAGTCTGCACCACTCCTCCAGGAATGTTGAGAGCCGGTTCGAGGTCCTGCGGCTTGCCGATGACCTGGAAACGATACGGCGCGTTGATCTTGTTCCCGTCGACGCCGACGGAGTTGTCGGCGTCCGCGAGATACGTGCCTGCGACGACCCGTACGCCGTTCACCTGGATCGCCTCCGCACCCGCCGCGCGCAGCTCCTGGATGGCGTCGAGCAGCATGTCCGCCTCGACCGTCCCCTTCGTGTCCTCGATGGTCACCGTGATGCCGGGCCCCTGCGCGGCCACGGTGCCCGCGAGGATGCCCAGTTGCCGCTCCTTCTCGAGCGTCTGTTTGCGGGCCTCCTCCGCCTGGTCGGAGCTGTTCTCCAGCTCGTCGCGCTGCTTCTCGAGGCCCTGCTTCTCGTCTTCAAGACGCTGAGTACGGTCGTCCAGTTCATCCAGGATGCGGACCAGATCCTCCTGGCGGGCGCCCCGCAGCGCACTGTCGCTCTCACTGTTGGACGCCACCTGAACCGCGAGGCCGAACCCGAGCCCGAACAGGAGCAGGGCGACGATCAGTTGGGCCCGAGTCAGACGCGGCGGCCACAGCCCCTTCAGGAGCCGCTGCCTGCCGGTCCCTTGGTTCGGCTCCGGCTGCGCGCCGCCCGGGACGTCGCCCGCGGGGTCGTCCGCCGACGGTGGCCGCGCCGGCGGCACCTCGTCCGGCAGCTCCTTGCGCAACCTGTTCGCGGGCTGCTCGTCGTCGCTCATCGGCCTCACGCCCGGAAGACGTGGCGTCGGATCGCCGCGGCGTTGGAGAAGATACGGATGCCGAGGACCACCACGACCCCGGTGGACAGCTGGGCTCCGACGCCCAGCTTGTCGCCCAGGAACACGATCAGTGCGGCCACGACCACGTTCGACAGGAACGACACCACGAAGACCTTGTCGTCGAAGATGCCGTCGAGCATGGCCCGCAGCCCGCCGAACACGGCGTCCAGCGCCGCCACGACGGCGATCGGCAGATACGGCTCCACGGCCGCCGGCACCTCGGGCCGGACCAGCAATCCGGCCACGACTCCCACGACGAGGCCCAGTACGGCGATCACGATGTGCCCTTCTCGGTTATCGGCTGTGCTGTACGTACGATCACACTCGGTGCGGCCGGCAGCTTGAGGTCGTCCGCGACGGAGATGGCGGTCCGGATGCCGTAGCTCTCCTGAAGGGCATGCAGGTACAGCCCGTCGGCACTGTCCTGGAACCCCTTGCTCAGCCGCTCCCCGTCCCCCACCGCGAGCACCGTGTACGGCGGCACCAGCGGCCTGTTGTCGACCAGTATCGCGTCACCGGCGGCCCTGATCGCCGACAGCGCGGTCAGCCGCTGTCCGTTGATGGAGATCGCCTCGGCGCCCGACTCCCACAGCCCGTTCACCACACGCTGCATGTCCCGGTCCCGCACCCGTCCCGTGTCGGAGAATCCGGAGGTGCCGCGCGGCTGCCCGTCGGCGCCCGTGCCGCCGACGTCCTTGGCGTCGTTCACCACGAGCTTCACGCCGGGGCCGTGCACTTCCACCGCGCCCGACAGGATCCCCACCAGGTCGGACCGGTCGCCGTCACCGCTCTTCTCCAGCGCCTGGCGCCGGCGGGCGTCCACGTCGTCGCGCAGTTCGTCGACGCTCTTCTCCAGCTCGTCGGCCGCCGAGGTCTCCCCCTCTATGCGGTCGACCAGCTCTTCACGCTCCTTGGCGACGCCGGGAGCGGCGACCCGTGCCTGGGCCGCCCCGACCGTCACGACCAGCGCCGCCAGGACCAGACCGGCCGCCAGGCCCAGCTTGGCGCGCAGCGTCTTGGGCATGCCCCCGCTGCCGTCGGCCTTCTTCCGCGCGGCGGCCTCGGCGTATCCGTCGTCGAGGCTGTGGTCCATGACGTTCGTGAGCAGCGACATGGACGCGTCCGGGCGCGCGGGCCGCGTGGGTGTGCTCCGAACGGGGGGTGGCTGCGGCATGCCGCACATCGTCGCACGCCACCGCCACTACCTCCGAACGGCCCCACCGGCGTGCCGGACCAGCCCCCTTGGGGACACTTGTCCGGCACGCGCGCGTGCGGTGTGTTCTCAGCGGCCCGCGCTGTCCACCACCGCGGCCCACTCGTCCAGCAGCGCCTGCGCGGAGGCGTCGTCGGGGCCCTCCGCCCACAGATGCGTGACCGCCTCCGCGGGGTCGGGCAGGACCATCACCCAGCGCCCGTCGGTCTCGACCACGCGTACCCCGTCCGTGGTGTCCACGAACCGGTCTCCGGCCGCCTCGACGACCCGCCGCATCACCAGGCCCTTGACCGCCCACGGCGTGGCCAGATCACGCTTGAGGACGTGCGCCCGCGGGATCCGCGCGTCGATCTGGCTCAACGTGAGCTGCGTGCGTGCGACCAGCCCGATCAGCCGCACGAAGGCCGCCGTGCCGTCGTAGACACTGCTGAACTCCGGGACGATGAAGCCGCCCTTGCCGTCGCCGCCGAAGATCGCACCCTCCTCGCCCCCCACCCGCGTGAGGTCGTCCGGGGAGGTGGTCGTCCACTCGACCTGCGTGCCGTGGTACGCGGCGACCTGCTCCGCGATCCTGGTGGTCGTCACCGGGAGCGCGACCCGGCCGCTGCGCCGCTCGGCCGCGATCAGGTCGAGCATCACCAGCAGCGCCCGGTCGTCCTCGATGATGCGGCCCTTCTCGTCGACGAGCGACAGCCGTTCACCGACCGGGTCGAAGCGCACGCCGAACGCGGCCCGCGAGGACGCCACGATCTCCCCTAGGCGCACCAGACCGGACCGCCGCATGTCGGCCGATTCGGTGGGCCTGGCCTCGTCGAGACCGGGATTGATCGTCAGTGAGTCCACACCGAGCTTCCCGAGCAGGCTCGGCAGCACCAGCCCCGCGCTGCCGTTGGAGGCGTCGACGACCACCTTGAGCCCGGACTCGGCGATGCCGGTGATGTCGACGTTGCGCAGCAGGGACCCGGTGTACGAGTCGAACACGCTGGACGGGAAGTGCAGGTCGCCGATCTCTCCCGGGAACGCCCGCCGGTACTCCTGCCGCGCGAACACCCGGTCCAGCTTCCGCTGGCTCCCCTGCGACAGATCGGCGCCCTGGCCGTCGAAGAACATGATGTCGACGGAGTCCGGCACCCCCAGGGTGGTCCGGATCATGATCCCGCCGGCACTGCCCCGCGCGGTCTGCTGCCGCGCCACGGGCAGGGGTACGTTCTCCAGGTCGCGTACGTCGATGGCGCTGGCCTGCAGCGCGGAGATCACCGCCCGCTTCAGCGCCCGGGCACCGCGGGAGTGGTCACGGGCCGTCGTGACGGTCGACCCCTTCTTCAGGGTCGTCGCGTAGGCACCGGCCAGCCGCACGGCCAGCTCCGGCGTGATCTCCACGTTCAGGATGCCGGAGACTCCGCGGGCCCCGAACAGGTGCGCCTGCCCTCGGGACTCCCAGATGACCGAGGTGTTGACGAAGGCACCGGCCTCGATGGTCTTGAACGGGTAGACCCGCACATTGCCCTGGATGATCGATTCTTCACCGACCAGGCATTCATCGCCGATGACCGCGCCGTCCTCGATGCGCGCGGCGCGCATGATGTCGGTGTTCTTACCGACCACGCAGCCCCGCAGGTTGCTGTGCGGTCCGACGTACACGTTGTCGGCGACCACGGCCTTGTGCAGGAAGGCGCCGCTCTTGACGACGACGTTGGACCCGATGACCGTGTGTTCCCGGATCTCGGCGCCGGCCTCGACCTTGGCGTAGTCGCCGACGTACAGGGGCCCGCGCAGCACCGCGTCGGGGTGCACCTCCGCGCCCTCGGCCACCCAGACGCCGGGCGAGATCTCGAAGCCGTCGATGTCGACGTCGACCTTGCGTTCCAGAACGTCGGCCTGGGCCTTCACATAGCTCTCGTGGGTACCGACGTCCTCCCAGTAGCCCTCGGCGACATAGCCGTAGATGGGCTTGCCTTCCTTCATCAGCTGCGGGAAGACGTCACCGGACCAGTCCACGGGCACATCGGGGTCGACATAGTTGAAGACCTCGGGCTCCATGACGTAGATCCCGGTGTTCACGGTGTCCGAGAAGACCTGGCCCCAGGTCGGCTTCTCCAGGAAGCGCTCGACCTTGCCCTCTTCGTCGACGATGGTGATACCGAATTCCAGAGGGTTGGGCACGCGCGTCAGACACACAGTGACGAGCGAGCCCTTTTCCTTGTGGAAATTGATCAGGTCGGTGAGGTCGAAGTCGGTCAGGGCATCGCCGGAAATGACGAGGAAGGCATCGTCCTTCAATGCCTCCTCGGCGTTCTTGACGCTTCCGGCGGTACCGAGTGGCTTCTCCTCGTTGGCATAGGTGAGCTCCATTCCGAGCTCCTCGCCGTCACCGAAGTAGTTCTTGACCAGTGAGGCCAGGAACTGGACGGTCACGACGGTCTCGTTGAGCCCATGCCTTTTGAGCAGCCGAAGTACGTGCTCCATGATCGGCCGGTTGACCACCGGCAGGAGCGGCTTGGGCATGCTCGAGGTCATGGGACGAAGGCGTGTGCCTTCGCCTCCAGCCATCACGACGGCCTTCATGTCGGAAGCGTCCTCCTCTGAGAGACGACGGTTTAGCCGACTTCACCAGTCCAGGGTCCCGCACTTTTCCAGCGTGGGCCATCCGGCCACCGGGACCGCACAATCAGCGAGTTCAATCGGCTGCGGCGTCCGCACGAACCAGGCGGCGGACCTGCACCACGTAGAGAACACCTGCCCACCAATACAGGGTTGTACCCCATCCGGCGAACGCCCATCCGAAGACGGCGGCGAGTGACGCGATCCATCCGCTGCCGTCGCTCAGCAGAAGCAGGGGGAAGGCGTACATGAGGTTGAAGGTGGCGGCCTTGCCCAGGAAGTTCACCTGCGGCGGCGGATAGCCGTGCCGCCGGAGGATGCCCACCATCACCAGCAGCATCGCTTCCCTGGCAAGCAGTACAAGGGTCAACCAGAGCGGGAGAATCTCGCGCCAGGTGAGACCCACCAGGGTGGAGAGGATATAGAGCCGGTCAGCCGCCGGGTCCAGGAGCCGGCCGAGGTTGCTGATCTGATTCCAGCGCCGCGCGAGCTTTCCGTCCAGGTAGTCGCTGATCCCGCTCAGGGCCAGCACCAACAGCGCCCAGCCGTCGCTCTGCGGGCCGCCGAACTCGGGCCGCAGGATGAGCCACAGGAACAGGGGCACGCCGGCCAGGCGCGCCATGCTGAGGATGTTCGGGATGGTGAGGACCCGGTCGGTCTGCACGCGGGTCTCCTGGACCTCCACGCGGGGGCCTCCTGGGGGAAACGAGCCAATGATGCTCACTGACCCTACCTCAACGCAAAAAAGCTCTGACTCTCGGGCTGCATGCCCAAGAGCCAGAGCTCTAAGAGGAGTTCGGCGGCGTCCTACTCTCCCACAGGGTCCCCCCTGCAGTACCATCGGCGCTGTAAGGCTTAGCTTCCGGGTTCGAAATGTAACCGGGCGTTTCCCCTACGCTATGACCACCGAAACACTATGAAACACTCAACCGCACCACGCTGTGGACGTGGGGTTGTTCGTGGTTTCAGAACCAACACAGTGGACGCGAGCAACTGAGGACAAGCCCTCGGCCTATTAGTACCGGTCACCTCCACACCTCACGGTGCTTCCAGATCCGGCCTATCAACCCAGTCGTCTACTGGGAGCCTTAACCCCTCAAGGGGGTGGGAGTCCTCATCTCGAAGCAGGCTTCCCGCTTAGATGCTTTCAGCGGTTATCCCTCCCGAACGTAGCCAACCAGCCATGCCCTTGGCAGGACAACTGGCACACCAGAGGTTCGTCCGTCCCGGTCCTCTCGTACTAGGGACAGCCCTTCTCAAGACTCCTACGCGCACAGCGGATAGGGACCGAACTGTCTCACGACGTTCTAAACCCAGCTCGCGTACCGCTTTAATGGGCGAACAGCCCAACCCTTGGGACCGACTCCAGCCCCAGGATGCGACGAGCCGACATCGAGGTGCCAAACCATCCCGTCGATATGGACTCTTGGGGAAGATCAGCCTGTTATCCCCGGGGTACCTTTTATCCGTTGAGCGACGGCGCTTCCACAAGCCACCGCCGGATCACTAGTCCCGACTTTCGTCCCTGCTCGACCCGTCGGTCTCACAGTCAAGCTCCCTTGTGCACTTACACTCAACACCTGATTGCCAACCAGGCTGAGGGAACCTTTGGGCGCCTCCGTTACTCTTTAGGAGGCAACCGCCCCAGTTAAACTACCCATCAGACACTGTCCCTGATCCGGATCACGGACCCAGGTTAGACATCCAGCACGACCAGACTGGTATTTCAACGACGACTCCACCCACACTGGCGTGCGAGCTTCAAAGTCTCCCAGCTATCCTACACAAGCCGAACCGAACACCAATATCAAACTGTAGTAAAGGTCCCGGGGTCTTTCCGTCCTGCTGCGCGAAACGAGCATCTTTACTCGTAGTGCAATTTCACCGGGCCTATGGTTGAGACAGTCGAGAAGTCGTTACGCCATTCGTGCAGGTCGGAACTTACCCGACAAGGAATTTCGCTACCTTAGGATGGTTATAGTTACCACCGCCGTTTACTGGCGCTTAAGTTCTCAGCTTCGCCCCACCGAAATGGAGCTAACCGGTCCCCTTAACGTTCCAGCACCGGGCAGGCGTCAGTCCGTATACATCGCCTTACGGCTTCGCACGGACCTGTGTTTTTAGTAAACAGTCGCTTCTCGCTGGTCTCTGCGGCCACCCCCAGCTCACGGAGTAAATCCGGTCACCGAGTGTGGCCCCCCTTCTCCCGAAGTTACGGGGGCATTTTGCCGAGTTCCTTAACCATAGTTCACCCGAACGCCTCGGTATTCTCTACCTGACCACCTGAGTCGGTTTAGGGTACGGGCCGCCATGAAACTCGCTAGAGGCTTTTCTCGACAGCATAGGATCATCCACTTCACCACAATCGGCTCGGCATCAGGTCTCAGACTATTGCCAGGCGGATTTACCTACCTGACGTCCTACACCCTTACCCCGGGACAACCACCGCCCGGGATGGACTACCTTCCTGCGTCACCCCATCACTCACCTACTACAGGTCTGGATCATCGGCTCCACCACTCCCCATCACTCCGAAGAGATCAAGGGCGGCTTCACGGACTTAGCATCGCCTGGTTCAATGTTTGACGCTTCACAGCGGGTACCGGAATATCAACCGGTTATCCATCGACTACGCCTGTCGGCCTCGCCTTAGGTCCCGACTTACCCTGGGCAGATCAGCTTGACCCAGGAACCCTTAGTCAATCGGCGCAAACGTTTCTCACGTTTGTATCGCTACTCATGCCTGCATTCTCACTCGTGAACCGTCCACAACTCGCTTCCGCGGCTGCTTCACCCGGCACACGACGCTCCCCTACCCATCACAGCCGGCGTTGGCCGTATTGCTGCAATGACACGACTTCGGCGGTACGCTTGAGCCCCGCTACATTGTCGGCGCGGAATCACTAGACCAGTGAGCTATTACGCACTCTTTCAAGGGTGGCTGCTTCTAAGCCAACCTCCTGGTTGTCTGTGCGACTCCACATCCTTTCCCACTTAGCGTACGCTTAGGGGCCTTAGTCGATGCTCTGGGCTGTTTCCCTCTCGACCATGGAGCTTATCCCCCACAGTCTCACTGCCGCGCTCTCACTTACCGGCATTCGGAGTTTGGCTAAGGTCAGTAACCCGGTAGGGCCCATCGCCTATCCAGTGCTCTACCTCCGGCAAGAAACACACGACGCTGCACCTAAATGCATTTCGGGGAGAACCAGCTATCACGGAGTTTGATTGGCCTTTCACCCCTAACCACAGGTCATCCCCCAGGTTTTCAACCCTGGTGGGTTCGGTCCTCCACGACCTCTTACAGCCGCTTCAACCTGCCCATGGCTAGATCACTCCGCTTCGGGTCTTGAGCGTGCTACTGAACCGCCCTGTTCGGACTCGCTTTCGCTACGGCTTCCCCACCCGGGTTAACCTCGCAACACACCGCAAACTCGCAGGCTCATTCTTCAAAAGGCACGCAGTCACGAGGATGGAGCAAGCTCCACCCCGACGCTCCCACGGCTTGTAGGCACACGGTTTCAGGTACTATTTCACTCCGCTCCCGCGGTACTTTTCACCATTCCCTCACGGTACTATCCGCTATCGGTCACCAGGGAATATTTAGGCTTAACGGGTGGTCCCGCCAGATTCACACGGGATTTCTCGGGCCCCATGCTACTTGGGTGTCTCTCAAACGAGCCGCTAATGTTTCGACTACGGGGGTCTTACCCTCTACGCCGGACCTTTCGCATGTCCTTCGCCTACATCAACGGTTTCTGACTCGTCTCACGGCCGGCAGACCGTAAAAGAGAGATCCCACAACCCCGCACACGCAACCCCTGCCGGGTCTCACACGTATACGGTTTGGCCTCATCCGGTTTCGCTCGCCACTACTCCCGGAATCACGGTTGTTTTCTCTTCCTGCGGGTACTGAGATGTTTCACTTCCCCGCGTTCCCTCCACACTGCCTATGTGTTCAGCAGCGGGTGACAGCCCATGACGACTGCCGGGTTTCCCCATTCGGACACCCCCGGATCAAAGCCTGGTTGACGACTCCCCGGGGCCTATCGTGGCCTCCCACGTCCTTCATCGGTTCCTGGTGCCAAGGCATCCACCGTGCGCCCTTAAAAACTTGGCCACAGATGCTCGCGTCCACTGTGCAGTTCTCAAACAACGACCAACCACCCATCACCCCGGAACCTACATCCCGAGTGCACTGGGGCCGGCAACTGAAAGCAGGCCAACGGCCGTACCCTCAGATACCCAACAGCGTGCCCGACACGAACCCCTCTCCGAGACCACGTTCCACGCCGAAGCAGTACTAGTGATCCATCAAGAAGACCCGTGCCGAGTAGTCAACGTTCCACCCATGAGCAACCGTGCAGAACATTTGTCTGCAGTCGGCCATGTGCTCCTTAGAAAGGAGGTGATCCAGCCGCACCTTCCGGTACGGCTACCTTGTTACGACTTCGTCCCAATCGCCAGTCCCACCTTCGACAGCTCCCTCCCACAAGGGGTTGGGCCACCGGCTTCGGGTGTTACCGACTTTCGTGACGTGACGGGCGGTGTGTACAAGGCCCGGGAACGTATTCACCGCAGCAATGCTGATCTGCGATTACTAGCGACTCCGACTTCATGGGGTCGAGTTGCAGACCCCAATCCGAACTGAGACCGGCTTTTTGAGATTCGCTCCACCTTGCGGTATCGCAGCTCATTGTACCGGCCATTGTAGCACGTGTGCAGCCCAAGACATAAGGGGCATGATGACTTGACGTCGTCCCCACCTTCCTCCGAGTTGACCCCGGCGGTCTCCCGTGAGTCCCCAACACCCCGAAGGGCTTGCTGGCAACACGGGACAAGGGTTGCGCTCGTTGCGGGACTTAACCCAACATCTCACGACACGAGCTGACGACAGCCATGCACCACCTGTACACCGACCACAAGGGGGGCACCATCTCTGATGCTTTCCGGTGTATGTCAAGCCTTGGTAAGGTTCTTCGCGTTGCGTCGAATTAAGCCACATGCTCCGCCGCTTGTGCGGGCCCCCGTCAATTCCTTTGAGTTTTAGCCTTGCGGCCGTACTCCCCAGGCGGGGCACTTAATGCGTTAGCTGCGGCACGGACAACGTGGAATGTTGCCCACACCTAGTGCCCACCGTTTACGGCGTGGACTACCAGGGTATCTAATCCTGTTCGCTCCCCACGCTTTCGCTCCTCAGCGTCAGTATCGGCCCAGAGATCCGCCTTCGCCACCGGTGTTCCTCCTGATATCTGCGCATTTCACCGCTACACCAGGAATTCCGATCTCCCCTACCGAACTCTAGCCTGCCCGTATCGACTGCAGACCCGGGGTTAAGCCCCGGGCTTTCACAACCGACGTGACAAGCCGCCTACGAGCTCTTTACGCCCAATAATTCCGGACAACGCTTGCGCCCTACGTATTACCGCGGCTGCTGGCACGTAGTTAGCCGGCGCTTCTTCTGCAGGTACCGTCACTTTCGCTTCTTCCCTGCTGAAAGAGGTTTACAACCCGAAGG from Streptomyces sp. CB09001 includes the following:
- a CDS encoding MerR family transcriptional regulator, giving the protein MFQTPSGGAGQGAAVTDSGLMSIGAVLNALRDEFPDITISKIRFLESEGLVEPRRTPAGYRKFSVRDVERLGQVLRMQRDHYLPLKVIREHLDAVERGEAVALPRVGRQRDGEAAEPEPAESPTVARIGRDELLATAGIGEQELKEWESYGLLVPLPDGAYDAEAVTVASLVVQLGRFGIEPRHLRVMKAAADREAGLVDQVVAPLKRHRNPQTRAHAEARTKELAGLAVKLHAALVQTALGVRLP
- a CDS encoding FHA domain-containing protein; protein product: MPHGRVCFGQGESPVKLFAKLFGKSAREGSGDNATARHRAQPDAEGRRPMYRDQVGGPGAPSVDPAQSGGIGFGQPSAPGAGGGFTPDPYASNAPAGQSRQEDPSMSALVCTRCGNRNAENSRFCSNCGAPLRPGAVPERASETTSTISISGLEAYDAEVTGQTAMPALSPEAQAAVDALPLGSALLVVRRGPNSGSRFLLDGELTTAGRHPQSDIFLDDVTVSRRHVEFRRSPDGSFTVADVGSLNGTYVNRERIDQVALSNGDEVQIGKYRLVFYASQRGY
- a CDS encoding DUF881 domain-containing protein, which translates into the protein MSDDEQPANRLRKELPDEVPPARPPSADDPAGDVPGGAQPEPNQGTGRQRLLKGLWPPRLTRAQLIVALLLFGLGFGLAVQVASNSESDSALRGARQEDLVRILDELDDRTQRLEDEKQGLEKQRDELENSSDQAEEARKQTLEKERQLGILAGTVAAQGPGITVTIEDTKGTVEADMLLDAIQELRAAGAEAIQVNGVRVVAGTYLADADNSVGVDGNKINAPYRFQVIGKPQDLEPALNIPGGVVQTLEKEQATVTVERSSKIVVDALRAAERPDYARSSSQ
- a CDS encoding small basic family protein; this translates as MIAVLGLVVGVVAGLLVRPEVPAAVEPYLPIAVVAALDAVFGGLRAMLDGIFDDKVFVVSFLSNVVVAALIVFLGDKLGVGAQLSTGVVVVLGIRIFSNAAAIRRHVFRA
- a CDS encoding DUF881 domain-containing protein, with the protein product MCGMPQPPPVRSTPTRPARPDASMSLLTNVMDHSLDDGYAEAAARKKADGSGGMPKTLRAKLGLAAGLVLAALVVTVGAAQARVAAPGVAKEREELVDRIEGETSAADELEKSVDELRDDVDARRRQALEKSGDGDRSDLVGILSGAVEVHGPGVKLVVNDAKDVGGTGADGQPRGTSGFSDTGRVRDRDMQRVVNGLWESGAEAISINGQRLTALSAIRAAGDAILVDNRPLVPPYTVLAVGDGERLSKGFQDSADGLYLHALQESYGIRTAISVADDLKLPAAPSVIVRTAQPITEKGTS
- a CDS encoding mannose-1-phosphate guanyltransferase, which produces MKAVVMAGGEGTRLRPMTSSMPKPLLPVVNRPIMEHVLRLLKRHGLNETVVTVQFLASLVKNYFGDGEELGMELTYANEEKPLGTAGSVKNAEEALKDDAFLVISGDALTDFDLTDLINFHKEKGSLVTVCLTRVPNPLEFGITIVDEEGKVERFLEKPTWGQVFSDTVNTGIYVMEPEVFNYVDPDVPVDWSGDVFPQLMKEGKPIYGYVAEGYWEDVGTHESYVKAQADVLERKVDVDIDGFEISPGVWVAEGAEVHPDAVLRGPLYVGDYAKVEAGAEIREHTVIGSNVVVKSGAFLHKAVVADNVYVGPHSNLRGCVVGKNTDIMRAARIEDGAVIGDECLVGEESIIQGNVRVYPFKTIEAGAFVNTSVIWESRGQAHLFGARGVSGILNVEITPELAVRLAGAYATTLKKGSTVTTARDHSRGARALKRAVISALQASAIDVRDLENVPLPVARQQTARGSAGGIMIRTTLGVPDSVDIMFFDGQGADLSQGSQRKLDRVFARQEYRRAFPGEIGDLHFPSSVFDSYTGSLLRNVDITGIAESGLKVVVDASNGSAGLVLPSLLGKLGVDSLTINPGLDEARPTESADMRRSGLVRLGEIVASSRAAFGVRFDPVGERLSLVDEKGRIIEDDRALLVMLDLIAAERRSGRVALPVTTTRIAEQVAAYHGTQVEWTTTSPDDLTRVGGEEGAIFGGDGKGGFIVPEFSSVYDGTAAFVRLIGLVARTQLTLSQIDARIPRAHVLKRDLATPWAVKGLVMRRVVEAAGDRFVDTTDGVRVVETDGRWVMVLPDPAEAVTHLWAEGPDDASAQALLDEWAAVVDSAGR
- a CDS encoding CDP-alcohol phosphatidyltransferase family protein, translating into MEVQETRVQTDRVLTIPNILSMARLAGVPLFLWLILRPEFGGPQSDGWALLVLALSGISDYLDGKLARRWNQISNLGRLLDPAADRLYILSTLVGLTWREILPLWLTLVLLAREAMLLVMVGILRRHGYPPPQVNFLGKAATFNLMYAFPLLLLSDGSGWIASLAAVFGWAFAGWGTTLYWWAGVLYVVQVRRLVRADAAAD